Proteins encoded in a region of the Streptomyces violaceoruber genome:
- a CDS encoding PIN domain-containing protein gives MILHHLVLDAPTLVALSGNRQVSALIHRANFETETRLWVPALSVLEAERELLGITEHVGQLDVMHTVDLDYPAVLAVAQLSRDGVPPGIGAAIHAARHLPEWGADALIATVAPKAYEERGLPVLDLNR, from the coding sequence GTGATCCTTCACCACCTAGTCCTCGACGCGCCCACGCTCGTGGCGCTGTCGGGCAATCGGCAGGTGTCCGCTCTCATCCACCGCGCGAACTTCGAGACGGAGACCCGTTTGTGGGTGCCGGCCCTTTCCGTGCTGGAGGCGGAGCGTGAGCTTCTCGGCATCACGGAGCACGTCGGGCAGCTGGACGTGATGCACACCGTCGACCTCGACTACCCGGCAGTGCTTGCGGTGGCACAGCTGAGCCGCGACGGAGTGCCGCCAGGGATCGGCGCGGCGATCCACGCCGCTCGGCACCTGCCCGAGTGGGGTGCCGACGCGCTGATCGCCACGGTCGCTCCGAAGGCGTACGAGGAGCGCGGGCTGCCCGTGCTGGACCTGAACCGCTGA
- a CDS encoding ECF transporter S component, translated as MTGGPAPQRQARAVRLGPRSIAALVLVSAVGVAGFGWPFLAPPDASLNAHAQDAPWLFAGVLVLLVAVVAATISESGLGSKAVAMLGVLAAAGAALRPIGAGTAGLEPMFFLMVLSGRVLGPGFGFVLGSVTMFASALLTGGVGPWMPFQMLAMGWFTMGAGLLPGPDRLRGRAELLMLAAYGFLAAFAYGTVMNLAGWTFMNTLASNIAFDPDASIADNLARFLAYCLATSLGWDGGRAAMTVVLTLALGTPVLKALRRATRRAAFETPVTFEKPDEVSRPT; from the coding sequence ATGACCGGCGGCCCCGCTCCCCAGCGCCAGGCCCGCGCCGTGCGCCTCGGCCCCCGCTCGATCGCCGCCCTCGTGCTGGTCAGCGCGGTGGGTGTGGCGGGCTTCGGGTGGCCCTTCCTGGCACCGCCGGACGCCTCGCTGAACGCGCACGCGCAGGACGCGCCGTGGCTGTTCGCGGGCGTTCTGGTGCTGCTGGTGGCGGTGGTGGCGGCGACGATCTCGGAGTCGGGGCTGGGCTCGAAGGCGGTGGCGATGCTCGGCGTGCTGGCGGCGGCGGGTGCGGCCCTGCGCCCCATCGGAGCGGGGACGGCCGGCCTGGAGCCGATGTTCTTCCTCATGGTGCTCAGCGGCCGGGTCCTGGGCCCCGGCTTCGGCTTCGTCCTCGGCTCCGTCACGATGTTCGCGTCCGCGCTGCTCACGGGCGGGGTCGGTCCGTGGATGCCGTTCCAGATGCTGGCGATGGGCTGGTTCACGATGGGCGCGGGCCTGCTCCCGGGCCCCGACCGCCTGCGCGGCCGCGCGGAGCTGCTGATGCTGGCGGCGTACGGCTTCCTGGCGGCCTTCGCCTACGGCACGGTGATGAACCTGGCGGGCTGGACCTTCATGAACACCCTCGCCTCGAACATCGCCTTCGACCCGGACGCGTCGATCGCGGACAACCTGGCCCGCTTCCTCGCCTACTGCCTCGCCACGTCGCTCGGCTGGGACGGCGGCCGCGCCGCCATGACGGTCGTCCTGACCCTCGCCCTCGGCACCCCGGTCCTGAAGGCACTGCGCCGGGCGACCCGCAGGGCGGCCTTCGAGACACCGGTCACGTTCGAGAAGCCCGACGAGGTGAGCCGCCCCACGTGA
- a CDS encoding polymorphic toxin-type HINT domain-containing protein translates to MALGIGTSRQWGGGTRHRTGRLLAQSLALALIVPTGLAQVAQAVEQDGLGRPDVPESLVTKVKPFDADGAKKARAKVAEEGKANAEQAKRATAERDADWPGGGTAKVPLKPKADGTGKPAGVPVTLSPAAGSKASAAASGEARVTVLGQKAARRAGVTGVLLTAEAEGAGTANVRVDYGGFASAIGGGWSQRLRLVRLPACALTTPEKEECRKQTPLASSANDLNDQTVSATVSLEEASGGTSTQLLGEAGSAASSGATVLAVTAAAAGSGQSPKGAGDYSATKLAESSSWQAGGSSGSFTWSYDFTMPPAAAGPVPPLSLSYDSGSVDGRTATTNNQTTSVGEGFALTESYVTRAYGSCDEDGHDEVYDQCWKYDNASLVLNGKSTRLVKDDDSGVWHLADDDASKVTRSTGADNGDDNGEYWTVVTGDGTKYVFGKNKLEGAGDQRTNSTWTAPVFGDDSGEPGYGGGNAFADRDLVQAWRWNLDYVEDTHGNAATYWYTKESNYYKKNKADKASTGYTRGGYLNRIEYGLRKGALFTDKPDAKVTFSYAERCTASDCDSLTEDTADNWPDVPFDAICSKDDDECDAAGPSFFTRKRLTGIDTFSYNADSNAHDPVDSWDLTQKYLDGGDIGDSSDQVLTLTSLKRVAKAGDTAITVDPVAFTYQMRPNRVDATDDILPLTRPRISTITSETGGITEVTLSAPECVRSEVLNAAPDTNTRSCFPQYWHINGAEDAAIDWFHKYRVTAVGAHDAQAINPAVEYAYSYSGAAWHYNDDPFTSKDERTWSDWRGYRQVTAYTGRVGETRSKTVSLYMQGMHGDKKKDGTTKSVTVPPLLDTDVDFSAATDSDRYKGALRQQVTYNGSQPISSVFKNYTYKNTATQTVPDATDHAALWVRNSSTYTSTYLTGSKTWRTRTTGQKYDDLGMVYAADDWGQAGLGGDETCTRTWYARNPDLGITSLVSRTRTVAKQCSVTDSALNLPATSATSGDVLADTATVYDKAGTTTWQATQKPTKGEPTWTGRATGYAATAGSDGERLPSGWQTGTTTTYDALGRSLTVTDTAGHKASTAYTPADTGPLTKTTSTDPKGYRAVNFLDPRRGQVERSYDINLKKTEQHYDALGRLTEVWLPNRSSASQSANVKFTYHIDKAKPSWVSTATLTNDGSYTTSYTVYDSLLRPLQKQAPTPQGGRLLTDTHYDTRGLAYETFADMFDSASAPNGTYTRAEFGRAPTQTEVVFDGAGRPTTSTLYVGGVKKWATSASYTGDSTATTALDGGSAQRTITDVRGLTIETRDYAGESPADADFGTGPGTSYTSTKFTYTAGGKQRTITGPDGAKWSYGYDLFGRQTSADDPDKGRTTTGYNALDQIVKATDSRGKSVLSAYDELGRPTGTWAGSKTDANQLTGYTYDTLLKGLPTDSTRYLGGKAGAAYTQAVTAYDTMGRPTGTELRLPDSDPFVKAGQPATLAFESHFNIDGTLKQAKDPALGGLAAETVGYDYNALGNLTDIGTYLTDVDYSALAEPQMLTLGTGDDSVYVANTFEAGTRRLTRSYTQDETHPYQLQDLHYGYDQAGNVTSIADPTTLGGTSSAETQCFTHDAHQRLTEAWTPASQKCADAPGADSLSGPAPYWTSYTYNAAGQRTTETEHTDGTSSKTTYCYTNTDQPHTLSGTTTTDCAAPERTYTYDTLGNTTARPGVAADTQQNLTWSEEGRLTRLTEDDQSTDYVYGADGALLVRATENGERVLYAGATELHLRPNGTTWAQRYYAAADLTPAMRSNQTGTDKVTFLVGDHHGTSHLSVDRADQQLSKRYTTPFGEDRGKTQYGPWPDDKGFLGKTRDTNTGLTHVDAREYDPSIGQFVSVDPLLEADKAQTLNGYSYAANNPTTLSDPTGTRLAACEGGWNECGPGGNGGITDEHQVPDSDGGTADTGGTNTTSTTYAGDGQPIVDGIRIPAEKELRAMGLAGGYPESATYNQMLTKWADRKCYNRTSTAQVQGFCDTAARAGVLTDPHSSANDPWGAKATWHCLTGRGDCGEAIVSDIITVATMAFGSVGKSLSARGASRSVAAEAEESAVALLLREACSFDPATPVLLESGETKPIGEIEKGDKVATGDPRTGDREGSRTVTALIVHRDNDLVDVTVRTADGKTSTIQATSRHPFWDDTLHAWVRAADLQSGHLLNTAADTHVSVTDVRNRPGSADMYNLSVSDLHTYYVLAGDASVLVHNSGCAEDVYAIEDHVIPRHTRGGAEADATKSLFDDGVDLGELAAGSAGKIGRYQAATGNIRYVITGKKIVGADRRGLPTKTYTIVREGRDGELITMHPGLPRDLEP, encoded by the coding sequence ATGGCACTTGGCATAGGCACCTCAAGGCAATGGGGTGGAGGGACCCGGCACCGAACGGGGCGATTGCTGGCGCAGTCGTTGGCCCTGGCGTTGATCGTGCCCACGGGGCTGGCGCAGGTGGCACAGGCCGTGGAGCAGGACGGGCTGGGCCGTCCCGACGTGCCCGAATCCCTGGTGACCAAGGTGAAGCCGTTCGACGCGGACGGAGCGAAGAAGGCGCGGGCCAAGGTCGCCGAGGAAGGGAAGGCCAACGCGGAGCAGGCGAAGCGGGCGACGGCCGAACGCGACGCGGACTGGCCGGGCGGGGGCACGGCGAAGGTACCGCTGAAGCCGAAGGCGGACGGCACGGGCAAGCCGGCCGGTGTCCCGGTGACGCTGAGCCCGGCGGCCGGGTCGAAAGCGTCGGCCGCGGCGTCGGGCGAGGCCCGGGTCACGGTGCTGGGCCAGAAGGCGGCCCGCAGGGCAGGCGTCACCGGCGTGCTGCTGACGGCCGAGGCGGAAGGCGCCGGCACGGCGAACGTGCGCGTGGACTACGGAGGCTTCGCCTCGGCGATCGGTGGCGGCTGGTCGCAGCGGCTGCGGCTGGTGCGGCTGCCGGCGTGTGCGCTGACGACTCCGGAGAAGGAGGAGTGCCGCAAGCAGACGCCGCTGGCCTCCTCGGCCAACGACCTCAACGACCAGACGGTCTCGGCGACGGTCTCGCTGGAGGAGGCTTCGGGCGGGACCTCGACTCAGTTGTTGGGGGAAGCGGGCAGTGCCGCGTCCTCCGGGGCGACGGTGCTGGCGGTCACGGCCGCGGCGGCGGGTTCGGGGCAGTCTCCCAAGGGCGCCGGTGACTACTCGGCGACGAAGCTGGCGGAGTCCTCGTCCTGGCAGGCGGGGGGCAGTTCGGGTTCGTTCACGTGGTCCTACGACTTCACGATGCCGCCGGCCGCGGCCGGTCCGGTGCCGCCCTTGTCGTTGTCGTACGACTCGGGCAGTGTGGACGGCCGCACGGCGACGACGAACAACCAGACCACGTCGGTGGGTGAGGGTTTCGCCCTCACGGAGTCCTACGTCACCCGCGCCTACGGCTCGTGTGACGAGGACGGTCACGACGAGGTCTACGACCAGTGCTGGAAGTACGACAACGCGAGCCTGGTCCTGAACGGCAAGTCGACCCGTCTGGTCAAGGACGACGACAGCGGCGTCTGGCATCTGGCGGACGACGACGCCTCGAAGGTGACGCGGTCCACCGGGGCGGACAACGGGGACGACAACGGCGAGTACTGGACCGTCGTCACGGGTGACGGCACCAAGTACGTGTTCGGCAAGAACAAGCTCGAGGGTGCCGGTGACCAGCGCACCAACTCCACCTGGACCGCTCCGGTCTTCGGCGACGACTCGGGTGAACCCGGCTACGGCGGCGGAAACGCATTCGCCGACCGCGACTTGGTCCAGGCCTGGCGCTGGAACCTCGACTACGTCGAGGACACCCACGGCAACGCGGCGACGTACTGGTACACCAAGGAATCGAACTACTACAAGAAAAACAAGGCGGACAAGGCCAGTACCGGCTACACCCGGGGCGGCTACCTGAACCGTATCGAGTACGGTCTGCGCAAGGGCGCCCTGTTCACCGACAAGCCGGACGCCAAGGTCACCTTCTCCTATGCAGAACGCTGCACCGCCTCGGACTGCGACAGCCTGACCGAGGACACGGCGGACAACTGGCCGGACGTGCCGTTCGACGCGATCTGTTCCAAGGACGACGACGAGTGCGACGCGGCCGGCCCGTCCTTCTTCACCCGCAAGCGTCTGACCGGCATCGACACTTTCTCCTACAACGCCGACAGCAATGCCCACGACCCGGTGGACTCCTGGGACCTGACCCAGAAGTACCTGGACGGCGGCGACATCGGTGACAGCTCCGACCAGGTGCTGACCCTGACCTCGCTCAAGCGCGTGGCGAAGGCGGGCGACACGGCCATCACGGTCGACCCGGTCGCGTTCACCTACCAGATGCGACCCAACCGGGTCGACGCCACCGACGACATCCTGCCGCTGACCCGCCCGCGCATCTCCACCATCACCTCGGAGACCGGGGGGATCACGGAGGTGACGCTGTCCGCGCCGGAGTGCGTGCGCAGCGAGGTCCTGAACGCGGCGCCGGACACCAACACCCGCTCCTGCTTCCCGCAGTACTGGCACATCAACGGCGCCGAGGACGCGGCGATCGACTGGTTCCACAAGTACCGGGTGACCGCGGTCGGGGCACATGACGCGCAGGCCATCAACCCCGCGGTGGAGTACGCCTACTCCTACAGCGGTGCGGCCTGGCACTACAACGACGACCCGTTCACTTCCAAGGACGAGCGGACCTGGTCGGACTGGCGCGGCTACCGTCAGGTCACCGCCTACACCGGCAGGGTCGGCGAGACCCGGTCCAAGACCGTCTCGCTGTACATGCAGGGCATGCACGGCGACAAGAAGAAGGACGGCACCACCAAGTCCGTCACCGTGCCCCCGCTGCTCGACACGGACGTCGACTTCTCCGCCGCCACCGACAGCGACCGGTACAAGGGAGCACTTCGCCAGCAGGTCACCTACAACGGCAGCCAGCCCATCAGCAGCGTCTTCAAGAACTACACCTACAAGAACACCGCAACCCAGACCGTCCCCGACGCCACCGACCACGCCGCCCTGTGGGTGCGCAACTCCTCCACCTACACCAGCACCTACCTCACCGGCTCCAAGACCTGGCGTACCCGGACCACCGGCCAGAAGTACGACGACCTGGGCATGGTGTACGCCGCCGACGACTGGGGACAGGCGGGCCTGGGTGGCGACGAGACCTGCACGCGCACCTGGTACGCCCGCAACCCCGACCTGGGCATCACCAGCCTGGTCTCCCGCACCCGCACCGTGGCCAAGCAGTGCTCGGTCACGGATTCGGCCCTGAACCTGCCCGCGACCAGCGCCACTTCCGGTGACGTCCTCGCCGACACCGCCACCGTCTACGACAAGGCGGGGACCACTACCTGGCAGGCCACGCAGAAGCCCACCAAGGGCGAGCCCACCTGGACCGGCCGTGCCACCGGCTACGCCGCGACGGCAGGGAGCGACGGAGAGCGTCTGCCGTCCGGCTGGCAAACCGGCACCACCACGACGTACGACGCCCTGGGCCGTTCCCTCACCGTCACGGACACTGCAGGGCACAAGGCTTCCACCGCCTACACGCCCGCCGACACGGGGCCCCTGACCAAGACGACCTCGACCGACCCGAAGGGCTATCGAGCGGTCAACTTCCTCGACCCGCGACGCGGGCAGGTGGAGCGCAGCTACGACATCAACCTCAAGAAGACCGAGCAGCACTACGACGCGCTCGGCCGGCTCACCGAGGTGTGGCTGCCCAACCGCTCCAGCGCCAGCCAGAGTGCGAACGTCAAGTTCACCTACCACATCGACAAGGCCAAACCGTCCTGGGTGTCCACCGCCACTCTCACCAACGACGGCAGCTACACCACCAGTTACACCGTGTACGACTCCCTGCTGCGGCCCCTCCAGAAGCAGGCGCCGACACCGCAGGGCGGCCGGCTGCTGACGGACACGCACTACGACACCCGCGGTCTGGCCTACGAAACGTTCGCCGACATGTTCGACAGCGCCAGCGCTCCGAACGGCACCTACACGCGTGCCGAGTTCGGCCGTGCCCCCACCCAGACGGAGGTCGTCTTCGACGGTGCGGGTCGCCCGACCACCAGTACGTTGTACGTCGGTGGCGTGAAGAAGTGGGCCACCAGCGCGAGCTACACCGGTGACTCCACGGCCACGACCGCTCTGGACGGCGGTTCGGCGCAGCGCACGATCACCGACGTCCGAGGTCTCACGATCGAGACCCGCGACTATGCCGGTGAGAGCCCGGCCGACGCGGACTTCGGCACCGGCCCCGGCACCTCCTACACCTCGACGAAGTTCACTTACACGGCGGGCGGCAAGCAGCGGACGATCACCGGTCCGGACGGTGCGAAGTGGTCCTACGGCTATGACCTGTTCGGCCGCCAGACCAGCGCCGACGACCCGGACAAGGGTCGGACGACCACGGGGTACAACGCTCTCGACCAGATCGTCAAGGCCACCGACTCCCGCGGGAAGTCGGTCCTGAGCGCCTACGACGAGCTGGGTCGTCCCACCGGCACCTGGGCGGGCTCGAAGACGGACGCCAACCAGCTCACCGGCTACACCTACGACACCCTCCTCAAGGGCCTGCCCACCGACTCCACCCGCTACCTCGGCGGCAAAGCCGGCGCCGCCTACACACAGGCGGTCACGGCGTACGACACCATGGGCCGCCCCACCGGTACCGAACTGCGGTTGCCGGACAGCGACCCGTTCGTCAAGGCCGGTCAGCCCGCAACGCTGGCGTTCGAGTCCCACTTCAACATCGACGGCACGCTGAAGCAGGCCAAGGACCCCGCTCTCGGCGGCCTGGCCGCCGAAACCGTCGGCTACGACTACAACGCCTTGGGCAACCTCACCGACATCGGCACCTACCTGACCGACGTCGACTACTCCGCCCTGGCCGAACCGCAGATGCTGACGCTGGGCACCGGCGACGACAGCGTCTACGTGGCCAACACCTTCGAGGCGGGCACGAGGCGCCTGACCCGCAGCTACACCCAGGACGAGACGCACCCCTACCAGTTGCAGGACCTGCACTACGGCTACGACCAGGCCGGCAACGTCACCTCCATCGCCGACCCCACCACCCTCGGCGGCACCAGCAGCGCCGAGACCCAGTGCTTCACCCACGACGCACACCAGCGTCTGACCGAGGCCTGGACCCCCGCCTCCCAGAAATGTGCCGACGCACCCGGCGCCGACTCGCTGTCGGGACCGGCACCGTACTGGACCAGCTACACCTACAACGCCGCCGGCCAACGCACCACGGAGACGGAGCACACCGACGGCACGTCGAGCAAGACCACCTACTGCTACACCAACACGGACCAGCCCCACACGCTCTCCGGCACCACCACGACCGACTGCGCCGCGCCCGAGCGCACCTACACCTACGACACCCTCGGCAACACCACCGCACGTCCGGGCGTCGCCGCGGACACTCAACAGAACCTGACCTGGTCCGAGGAGGGCAGGCTCACCCGCCTCACCGAGGACGACCAGTCCACCGACTACGTCTATGGTGCCGACGGCGCCCTGCTCGTCCGAGCCACAGAGAACGGCGAACGCGTCCTCTACGCCGGCGCCACCGAACTCCACCTCCGGCCCAACGGCACCACCTGGGCCCAGCGCTACTACGCGGCCGCCGACCTCACCCCGGCCATGCGCTCCAACCAGACCGGCACGGACAAGGTCACCTTCCTCGTCGGCGACCACCACGGCACCTCGCACCTGAGTGTCGACCGAGCCGACCAGCAGCTCAGCAAGCGCTACACCACGCCCTTCGGCGAGGACCGGGGAAAGACGCAGTACGGGCCCTGGCCCGACGACAAGGGCTTCCTCGGCAAGACCAGGGACACCAACACCGGTCTCACCCACGTCGACGCCCGTGAATACGACCCGAGCATCGGCCAGTTCGTCAGCGTCGACCCCCTGCTCGAAGCCGACAAGGCACAGACACTCAACGGCTACAGCTACGCCGCCAACAACCCCACCACCCTGTCCGACCCCACCGGCACCAGGCTGGCCGCCTGCGAGGGCGGCTGGAACGAGTGCGGGCCCGGCGGGAACGGCGGTATCACCGACGAACACCAGGTCCCGGACAGCGATGGTGGAACGGCTGACACAGGCGGGACCAACACCACCTCCACGACGTACGCGGGCGACGGTCAGCCGATCGTCGACGGGATCCGGATTCCTGCGGAGAAGGAACTCCGTGCCATGGGACTCGCCGGCGGCTACCCCGAATCCGCCACGTACAACCAGATGCTGACCAAGTGGGCGGATCGCAAGTGCTACAACAGGACATCCACTGCCCAGGTACAGGGCTTCTGTGACACGGCGGCACGCGCCGGTGTGCTGACCGACCCGCACAGCAGCGCGAACGACCCGTGGGGTGCGAAAGCCACCTGGCACTGCCTTACTGGTCGGGGCGACTGCGGTGAAGCGATCGTCTCCGACATCATCACCGTGGCCACCATGGCCTTCGGATCCGTCGGCAAGTCTCTTTCGGCCCGAGGGGCTTCACGCTCCGTCGCCGCGGAAGCCGAGGAGAGCGCGGTCGCTCTGCTGCTGAGAGAGGCATGCAGCTTCGACCCCGCTACGCCGGTTCTGCTGGAGTCCGGAGAGACCAAACCCATCGGGGAGATAGAGAAGGGTGACAAGGTCGCCACGGGCGACCCCCGCACCGGTGACCGCGAGGGTTCGAGAACGGTCACGGCACTCATCGTGCACCGCGACAACGACCTCGTTGACGTCACCGTGCGCACCGCCGACGGTAAGACGTCGACGATTCAGGCGACCTCCCGCCACCCCTTCTGGGACGACACACTCCATGCCTGGGTCCGAGCCGCCGACCTGCAATCGGGTCACCTGCTCAACACCGCCGCGGACACCCACGTCTCGGTCACCGATGTCAGGAACCGCCCTGGCTCGGCCGACATGTACAACCTCAGTGTTTCGGACCTGCACACGTACTATGTACTGGCGGGAGACGCGTCGGTATTGGTTCATAACAGCGGCTGTGCCGAGGACGTCTACGCCATCGAAGACCACGTCATTCCTCGTCACACGCGAGGTGGTGCGGAAGCAGATGCAACGAAGTCTCTGTTTGACGATGGCGTAGACCTCGGGGAGTTGGCTGCGGGGAGCGCCGGAAAGATCGGCCGCTATCAGGCCGCCACCGGGAACATTCGGTACGTCATTACAGGAAAGAAAATCGTGGGGGCTGATCGGCGCGGACTTCCTACGAAGACCTACACGATCGTTCGTGAAGGAAGAGATGGGGAATTGATTACCATGCATCCAGGGCTCCCGCGCGACTTGGAACCCTGA
- a CDS encoding aggregation-promoting factor C-terminal-like domain-containing protein, with translation MTAASLLRTVATPKKALAGAALAAATCGSLIAAAPAQAATPASSAQATAKKMIGDSAEFQCFSKIVDHESDWNIHATNTSSGAYGLVQALPGSKMASAGDDWKTNAATQIEWGLDYMKDRYGSTCDAWTFWQSNGWY, from the coding sequence TTGACCGCCGCTTCCCTCCTCCGTACCGTCGCCACCCCCAAGAAGGCCCTCGCGGGTGCCGCCCTGGCCGCGGCCACCTGCGGCTCGCTGATCGCCGCCGCGCCCGCGCAGGCCGCGACGCCGGCCTCCTCGGCACAGGCGACCGCGAAGAAGATGATCGGCGACTCGGCCGAGTTCCAGTGCTTCTCGAAGATCGTCGACCACGAGAGCGACTGGAACATCCACGCCACCAACACCTCCAGCGGCGCGTACGGCCTGGTCCAGGCCCTGCCGGGCTCGAAGATGGCCTCGGCGGGCGACGACTGGAAAACCAACGCGGCCACCCAGATCGAGTGGGGCCTGGATTACATGAAGGACCGCTACGGCAGCACCTGCGACGCCTGGACCTTCTGGCAGTCCAACGGCTGGTACTGA
- a CDS encoding ABC transporter ATP-binding protein codes for MIRFEDVSVTYDGATEPTVRAVDFEVPEGELVLLAGPSGVGKSTVLGAVGGLVPHFTGGTLRGRVTVAGRDTRTHKPRELADVVGTVGQDPLSHFVTDTVEDELAYGMESLGLPPDVMRRRVEETLDLLGLSDLRSRPIATLSGGQQQRVAIGSVLTPHPDVLVLDEPTSALDPAAAEEVLAVLQRLVHDLGTTVLMAEHRLERVIQYADQVVLLPAPGEAPLIGAPAEVMAVSPVYPPVVGLGRLAGWSPLPLTIRNARRRAAPLRERLAGREIPDHTPPPSAPLPAPPAPRPVTSRWRRRGKRPENPSAPTPYAAEVRSLAVRRDRVQALRHVDLTVSPGETVALMGRNGAGKSTLLSALVGLVEPSAGSVRAGDAVPHRTAPRDLVRRVGLVPQEPRDLLYADTVAAECAAADRDADAAPGTCRALLSELLPGITDDIHPRDLSEGQRLTLALSVVLTARPPLLLLDEPTRGLDYAAKARLTGILRGLAAEGHAIVLATHDVELTAELAHRVVLLAEGEVIADGPAADVVVASPSYAPQVAKVLAPRKWLTVAQVREALS; via the coding sequence GTGATCCGCTTCGAGGACGTGTCGGTCACGTACGACGGCGCCACCGAACCCACCGTCCGGGCCGTGGACTTCGAGGTCCCGGAGGGCGAACTGGTCCTGCTCGCCGGCCCCTCCGGCGTCGGCAAGTCCACCGTCCTCGGCGCGGTAGGCGGCCTCGTCCCGCACTTCACCGGCGGCACCCTGCGCGGCCGGGTCACCGTGGCCGGCCGCGACACCCGCACCCACAAGCCGCGCGAACTCGCCGACGTGGTGGGCACGGTCGGCCAGGACCCGCTCTCCCACTTCGTGACGGACACCGTCGAGGACGAACTGGCCTACGGCATGGAGTCGTTGGGACTGCCCCCCGACGTGATGCGCCGCCGCGTCGAGGAGACCCTCGACCTGCTGGGCCTCTCCGACCTGCGCTCCCGCCCCATCGCCACCCTCTCCGGAGGCCAGCAGCAGCGGGTCGCCATCGGCTCGGTCCTCACCCCGCACCCGGACGTGCTGGTCCTGGACGAGCCGACCTCCGCCCTGGACCCGGCCGCCGCCGAGGAGGTCCTGGCCGTCCTCCAGCGCCTGGTCCACGACCTCGGTACGACGGTCCTGATGGCCGAGCACCGCCTGGAGCGGGTGATCCAGTACGCCGACCAGGTCGTCCTGCTCCCGGCCCCCGGCGAGGCCCCGCTCATCGGCGCCCCGGCGGAGGTGATGGCGGTGTCTCCCGTGTATCCGCCGGTGGTGGGCCTGGGCAGGCTGGCGGGCTGGTCCCCGCTGCCGCTGACGATCCGGAACGCCCGCCGCCGGGCCGCCCCGCTGCGCGAACGCCTGGCCGGCCGGGAGATCCCGGACCACACCCCGCCGCCGTCCGCCCCGCTCCCGGCGCCACCCGCCCCGCGCCCCGTCACCTCCCGTTGGCGCCGCCGCGGGAAGCGCCCGGAGAACCCCTCGGCCCCCACCCCGTACGCCGCCGAGGTCCGCTCCCTCGCCGTGCGCCGCGACCGCGTCCAGGCCCTGCGCCACGTGGACCTGACCGTCTCCCCCGGCGAGACGGTCGCCCTGATGGGCCGCAACGGCGCCGGGAAGTCCACCCTGCTCTCGGCCCTCGTCGGCCTGGTCGAGCCGTCGGCCGGTTCGGTCCGGGCCGGGGACGCGGTACCGCACCGTACGGCCCCCCGCGACCTCGTACGCCGGGTCGGCCTGGTCCCGCAGGAGCCGCGCGACCTGCTGTACGCCGACACGGTCGCCGCCGAGTGCGCCGCCGCCGACCGGGACGCGGACGCGGCCCCCGGCACCTGCCGCGCGCTGCTGTCGGAGCTGCTCCCCGGCATCACGGACGACATCCACCCCCGCGATCTCTCGGAGGGCCAGCGCCTCACCCTCGCCCTGTCCGTGGTCCTGACCGCCCGTCCTCCCCTTCTCCTCCTGGACGAGCCTACCCGCGGCCTGGACTACGCGGCGAAGGCCCGGCTGACCGGCATTCTGCGCGGCCTGGCGGCCGAGGGCCACGCGATCGTGCTGGCCACGCACGACGTGGAACTGACCGCCGAGCTGGCCCACCGCGTGGTGCTCCTCGCCGAGGGCGAGGTGATCGCCGACGGTCCGGCGGCGGACGTGGTGGTGGCCTCGCCGTCCTACGCCCCGCAGGTCGCCAAGGTGCTGGCGCCGCGCAAGTGGCTCACCGTGGCCCAGGTGCGGGAGGCCCTGTCATGA